The genomic interval CGGCGTGTGCGCGCCGCGCGTCGTGGTGGACGCGCGCCACCACATGCTCAGCCGCCTGGCTTCCATCATCGCCAAGGAGCTCCTCAACGGGAAGCGCGTGGTGGTCGTCCGCTGCTAGGAGATCTGCATGTCCGGCGGCCTCGTCCGCCAGAAGATGAAGTACCTCCGCTTCCTCCGAAGAGGATGAACACCAAGCCCTCCCATGGCCCCATCCACTTCCGCTCCCCCGCCAAGATCCTCTGGCGCACCGTCCGCGGGTAAGCTAATCAAACCCCGAAGCTGTGCGGATTCATGGATTTCTCTCCGCTTTCCCCTTGTCATTTCGATTCCTATTCTGATTttgcgtcggcggcgcggtgaATCCCCTGCAGCATGATCCCGCACAAGACCaagaggggagaggcggcgctggCAAGGCTGAAGGCGTACGAGGTCGTGACGCCGCCGTACGACAGGACCAAGCGCATAGTCATCCCCGACGCGCTCAAGTACGTCGGATTCGCTTGTTGTttggatattttctttttgtgattaTTGTAATTGTGCACGAGCGATTGGTCTAATGGTGTTTGTTTGGTGCCGAATTGTAGGGTTCTGAGGCTGCAGCCTGGGCACAAGTACTGCCTCCTCGGCCAGCTCTCCAAGGAGGTTGGCTGGAACTACTATGACACCATCAGGGTAAGTTTCCATTCCTCCAAGGAGTAGCTGTGTGGTAATTGTTGTGATTGGACTGTTTACCAGCGGTAGATTTATAGATCGGGCCATTCATTTAGTAGTTTTTAGTAATGCTCGTTCCGTCGATTAACTGGATACCTTCATGAAATGAAATAGAGCTCGATAAAAAATA from Oryza glaberrima chromosome 3, OglaRS2, whole genome shotgun sequence carries:
- the LOC127767587 gene encoding 60S ribosomal protein L13a-2-like isoform X2, which codes for MNTKPSHGPIHFRSPAKILWRTVRGMIPHKTKRGEAALARLKAYEVVTPPYDRTKRIVIPDALKVLRLQPGHKYCLLGQLSKEVGWNYYDTIRICVLCIGGGCCDEDIMLPLLKALRTLAGRIEPIIKATTE